In the Enterobacter cloacae subsp. cloacae ATCC 13047 genome, CAGATGAGTGATGGGATCCGGCTCGTCGCCGTACGGCAGACGCGCGCCCGGAGTGGTACCGACATCTGAACTTATTCCCGACTGTGCATGGAGCATCGCGCGCTGTTTCCAGCCGTATTTCACCGGCGTGTTTTCCACAAACGCCGCCAGCTGCTCGCTGATGCGATAGCCCAGCGCGTTGGCCTGCTCGCTCTTACCGTAACGGCCGTCGATACCCGCTTTTTCGCAAAGCGTATTCACCGCCTCTGCCATCCCGTACATGCCAAACATCGGTACAAAGCGATCGGCATCAATCAGCCCCTCTTTCACCAGGAAGCTATTCTCAAAGAAGCCGGATTGTTGATAGAGAAACGCGCAGCGGGCATCAATGATGGCCATTTGTTGCTGGCAGTAGTGCGGCAACATACGCGTGAAGAAATCGTCGGGTGACGCGCTGTGTTCAGCAATCGCCCGCAGATTGAGGCGGACCAGCGTACTGCCGCCGCCCGCCAGCGGCAGCGAGTTGTAACAGCTCACGATGCCATAGCGGCCTTTTGTGAAAATTTTATCATTCACCGGGCCATGGGAAATATGCGGTTTGCTGCATTCACAGATATTTTTTGCCACCTCAAGCAGGAGATCGTCCGGCGTCACGTCCGGGTCATAAATAAACGTCAGATTTGGTGCAGCCTGCTTCAATTCTGCATCGGCACGCAAAATGGCGCGGGTGATGGGGGTATCTGCCGGACCAATGTTGACGTGCGTAAAGGCGTCCGGCAACGTTCTGTCGAGATAGCGCCAGAAACGTTTTATTCGGCTATCGATCGCTTCTTGTGTTAGGATTCTAACATAGGGTTGCAGTAAGGCATCAAGGTGACCGAGATAGACCGGCATTGATGTTACTGACGGCACATGATGGTAGAGAATGGTTAACAGCGAGAGCGCGTCATCCAGATCTTTCGCCCCCTCCAGCTCCAGCCATTCTGAACCTTTAGCCAGAAACGTTGCGTAATCCGGCAGAACATAACGGGGTTTATAGGGCGCGTGCCCTTCAAACATGTCGCAGATAAATCCCTTGTCCAGCGCGGCACGAGCCGCCTCAGGAAGTGCCGGATAAGGCAGATTGTTTTCCGCTTCCAGCGCCAGAAAATGACGCTTCTGTTCCGGGGTTAACACCGGGCTTGTCACAATGTGCTGGCAACGTTGTTGCAGGGCGTCGGGGCTGGCGTGGGGCATGTTCGCTTCCTTGATTGTTCTGCGGATGATGAACGGATTGTAGGAAGCCATCCCGTCAGGGCTTTTGATCTGACGAGGGGAATCGCTGCATTCGTCAGCAGTTCACGCATTAAAATTTGAAGCAGATCTCATTACAGTAATGCAAATTTGTACGTAGTTTTCATTAACTGTGATGAATGTCGAAGTGTGAATGCGGGTGGATGTTAGAATACTCACAGACCCGCAAGGTAAAATTGATACGGCACCGCCGTTGGAGAATGTTATGACCGATTTAACTGCAAGCAGCCTGCGCGCGTTGAAACTGATGGACCTGACCACCCTGAACGATGACGACACCAATGAAAAAGTCATCGCCCTGTGTCATCAGGCGAAAACGCCAGTGGGCAACACTGCCGCTGTCTGCATCTATCCGCGCTTTATCCCGATTGCCCGCAAAACTCTGAAAGAGCAGGGTACCCCGGACGTGCGCATTGCAACCGTAACTAACTTCCCGCACGGCAACGACGATATCGAGATCGCGCTGGCGGAAACCCGCGCGGCGATTGCCTACGGCGCAGACGAAGTTGACGTGGTATTCCCGTACCGTGCGCTGATCGCGGGCAACGAGCAGGTGGGCTTTGACCTGGTGAAAGCCTGTAAAGACGCCTGCGCGGCGGCAAACGTGCTGCTGAAAGTGATCATCGAAACCGGCGAACTGAAAGAAGAAGCGCTGATTCGTAAAGCGTCCGAAATCTCCATCAAAGCCGGTGCGGATTTCATTAAAACCTCTACCGGTAAAGTGCCGGTGAATGCGACCCCGGAAAGCGCGCGCATCATGATGGAAGTGATCCGCGATATGGGCGTGTCCAAAACTGTGGGCTTTAAACCGGCGGGCGGTGTGCGTACTGCGGAAGACGCGCAGCAGTTCCTGGCGATTGCCGACGAGCTGTTCGGCGAAGAGTGGGCGGACTCACGTCACTACCGCTTCGGCGCGTCCAGCCTGCTGGCAAGCCTGCTGAAAGCGCTGGGTCATGGCGACGGTAAGAGCGCCAGCAGCTACTAAGTTTGAATTGCCGGGTGGCGCTACGCTTACCCGGCCTACAGGATCGTGGTCGGGTATATCGTACCCGCCATCATTCACCCGATTCCTCATGGGGGTTACCGTGTTTCTCGCACAAGAAATTATTCGTAAAAAACGTGATGGTCATGCATTAAGCGACGAAGAGATCCGCTTCTTTATCAACGGCATTCGAGATAACACCATCTCAGAAGGGCAGATTGCAGCCCTGGCGATGACCATCTTCTTCCACGATATGTCGATGCCTGAGCGTGTCTCGTTGACCATGGCGATGCGAGATTCAGGAACCGTACTGGACTGGAAGAGCCTCAACCTCAACGGCCCGATTGTCGACAAACACTCCACCGGCGGCGTAGGCGATGTAACGTCTCTGATGCTCGGCCCCATGGTGGCGGCCTGCGGCGGTTATATCCCGATGATCTCCGGGCGCGGCCTGGGACACACCGGCGGTACGCTCGACAAACTGGAAGCCATTCCGGGCTTCGATATCTTCCCGGATGACAACCGCTTCCGCGAAATTATTAAAGACGTTGGCGTGGCGATCATCGGCCAGACCAGCTCGCTCGCCCCGGCAGACAAGCGCTTCTACGCAACCCGCGATATCACCGCAACCGTTGACTCCATCCCGCTGATCACCGCCTCTATTCTGGCGAAGAAACTGGCAGAGGGGCTGGACGCGCTGGTAATGGACGTAAAAGTGGGTAGCGGCGCGTTTATGCCAACCTATGAACTCTCTGCTCAGCTTGCTGAAGCGATTGTTGGCGTTGCCAACGGCGCAGGCGTGCGCACCACCGCACTGCTGACGGACATGAATCAGGTGCTGGCCTCCAGCGCTGGTAACGCCGTCGAAGTGCGCGAAGCCGTTCAGTTTCTGACAGGCGAATACCGCAACCCACGACTGTTCGACGTGACCATGGCGCTGTGCGTCGAGATGCTGATTTCAGGCAAACTGGCGAAAGACGACGCTGAAGCGCGCGCGAAGCTGCAGGCGGTGCTGGATAACGGCAAAGCGGCAGAAATCTTTGGCCGCATGGTGGCGGCGCAAAAAGGCCCGACCGATTTCGTGGAAAACTACGCGAAATACCTGCCGACCGCGACGCTCAGCAAAGCCGTTTATGCCGATAGCGAAGGTTTCGTCTCTGCTATGGACACCCGTGCACTGGGTATGGCGGTGGTCTCGATGGGCGGCGGCCGTCGTCAGGCATCGGACACTATTGATTACAGCGTTGGCTTTACCGATATGGCCCGTCTGGGCGACAGCGTTGACGGAGAACGTCCGCTGGCGGTGATCCACGCCAAAGACGAAGCCAGCTGGCAGGAGGCGGCGAAGGCGGTGAAAGCGGCCATTACGCTTGCTGATAAAGCACCAGAAAGCTCGCCTTCGGTCTATCGTCGTATCACCGAATAGCGGTATACTGATCCGATCAATCATTTTTAGCACTACGTACGGAGAACAATTATGAAACGTGCATTTATTATGGTGCTGGACTCATTCGGCATCGGCGCAACCGAAGATGCAGAACGTTTTGGTGACGTGGGTTCCGATACCATGGGTCACATCGCGGAAGCCTGTGCGAAAGGCGAAGCGGACAACGGTCGTAAAGGCCCTCTGACTCTGCCCAATCTGACCCGCCTCGGTCTGGTGAAAGCGCATGAAGGTTCTACCGGTAAAATCGCTGCCGGTATGGACGGCAACGCGGAAGTGGTGGGCGCTTACGCCTGGGCGCATGAGCTCTCTTCCGGTAAAGACACCCCGTCCGGTCACTGGGAAATCGCCGGTGTGCCGGTTCTGTTTGACTGGGGCTATTTCTCCGATCACGAGAACAGCTTCCCGCAGGAACTGCTTGATAAGCTGGTGAAACGCGCCAACCTGCCGGGCTACCTCGGTAACTGCCACTCTTCCGGTACCGTGATTCTGGATCAGCTCGGCGAAGAGCACATGAAAACCGGTAAGCCGATTTTCTACACCTCTGCTGACTCCGTATTCCAGATTGCCTGCCACGAAGAGACGTTTGGCCTGGATAAACTGTACGAGCTGTGCGAAATCGCCCGTGAAGAGCTGACCGAAGGCGGCTACAACATTGGTCGTGTTATCGCGCGTCCGTTTATCGGCGACAAAGCGGGTAACTTCCAGCGTACCGGTAACCGTCACGACTTGGCCGTTGAGCCACCGGCACCTACCGTGCTGCAGAAACTGGTTGATGAGAAAGGCGGTCACGTGGTTTCCGTGGGTAAAATCGCCGATATCTACGCCAACTGCGGTATCACCAAAAAGGTGAAAGCCACCGGCCTGGATGCGCTGTTTGACGCGACCGTCAAAGAGATGAAAGAAGCGGGTGATAACACCATCGTCTTCACCAACTTCGTCGACTTCGACTCCTCCTGGGGCCACCGTCGCGACGTGGCGGGTTATGCGGCCGGCCTGGAGCTGTTCGACCGTCGTCTGCCAGAGCTGATGGAGCTGGTGGGTGAAGATGACATTCTGATCCTGACCGCTGACCACGGCTGTGACCCAACCTGGACCGGTACTGACCACACCCGTGAGCACATTCCGGTGCTGGTGTATGGCCCGAAAGTGAAACCGGGCTCGCTGGGTCACCGTGAAACCTTCGCGGACATCGGCCAGACGATTGCGAAATATTTTGGCACGTCTGACATGGAATATGGCAAGGCGATGTTCTGAGTTATGTTGGGTGCGGCCTGATGCCCTCACCCCAACCCTCTCCCACGGGGAGAGGGCGAATTTACAATGAAAAGGAACTGAAGATGGCAACTCCTCACATTAACGCAGAAATGGGTGATTTCGCTGACGTCGTATTGATGCCGGGCGACCCGCTGCGCGCGAAACACATTGCAGAAACTTTCCTGGAAGACGTGCGTGAAGTGAACAACGTTCGCGGCATGCTGGGCTTCACCGGAACGTACAAAGGCCGCAAAATCTCCGTGATGGGCCACGGTATGGGTATCCCATCCTGCTCCATCTACACCAAAGAGCTGATCACCGACTTCGGCGTGAAGAAAATCATCCGTGTTGGCTCCTGCGGCGCGGTGCGCATGGACGTTAAACTGCGTGACGTGGTGATTGGTATGGGTGCCTGCACCGATTCCAAAGTCAACCGTATGCGTTTCAAAGATCACGACTTCGCGGCGATTGCTGACTTCGGCATGGTGCGTAACGCGGTTGACGCGGCTAAAGCGCTGGGCGTTGATGCTCGCGTGGGTAACCTGTTCTCCGCGGATCTGTTCTATGCGCCGGACGGCGGCGAGATGTTCGACGTGATGGAAAAATACGGCATCCTGGGCGTGGAAATGGAAGCGGCGGGCATCTACGGCGTCGCGGCTGAGTTCGGTGCGAAAGCGCTGACCATCTGCACCGTGTCTGACCACATCCGTACCCACGAGCAGACCACGGCTGCTGAGCGTCAGACCACCTTCAACGACATGATCAAAATCGCGCTGGAATCCGTTCTGCTGGGCGATAAAGAGTAATTCTGTCTCTTCCGGCCCTCTCCCTGTGGGAGAGGGTTGGGGTGAGAGCACCAGGCCGCACCTAGCGCACGGCCCGTGCAATCCACGCTGACAACTCCCTCAGCTCATTTTCCTGCCCCGGGAAATCCCCGATCAACGCATCGCATTCCTGCTGCAGCATATCCGCCCGATACAAACAGCCCTGCAAACGAGCCGCCAGCGCCTCTAACGGCGCCGGGTTAAGGCTGTCCGTAAATACCTGCGTGCGGGTGATATGACCTTTCTCTACGTCAAAGTGCAGCTCCACGTCGCCCCAGGTAAAGCGTTCGTCCAGCAGATGCGAAAAGGCAGGCGCCTGGCCAAAGTTCCACTCCCAGCTGCTCTGACGGGCAAAGGTTTCGGCGAAATTGGGCAGATCCGGGGTTTTATCCGGGGAGATCACCTCTGCCTCTACGCGCTCACCGTAATGGGCAAAGAAGGCTTCCTGGATCGCCTTGCAGATTTGCGCGTGAGTGATGTCTGGCAGTAGCTCAACCAGGTTGGCCACGCGCCCCCGCACGGAAGTGATCCCTTTGGCCTGCAGTTTTTTCTTGTCGGGATTCAGGTAGTTCGCCAGACGGCTGAGATCGGCGTTAAGAAGAAGGGTGCCGTGGTGGAAGCCGCGATCCAGTGTTTCGCGATAGGCTGAGCCTGACACTTTGCGATCTCCGTCTGGCGTTTTGACCACCAGATCGTTACGTCCGGAGGCTTCTGCCGTCACGCCGAGCGAATTGAGCGCGTTGAGAACAATGGACGTTGAGATGGTCTTGTCGTATTCCGGCTTACCCGCCATAAAGGTAAAGCAGGTATTGCCCAGATCGTGGAATACCGCACCACCGCCGCTGCTGCGGCGCGCCAGACGGACGTTGTCCTCTTCCATACGCCGGGTGTTACACTCTTTCCACGGATTCTGCGCGCGGCCAATGACCACCGTGTCGGCGTTGCGCCAGAGAAACAGCACGCGTTGGGTGGCGGGCATCTGGCGGAAGATGCACTCTTCTACCGCAAGATTAAACCACGGATCGTAAGAGTCAGAGAGCAGCAGGCGTAACGTCGTCATGGCAGAGTTCCTTTTCCGAATCATCAGCCTACTTTATCACTAATCTTTCTTTTCGCTCTCTTCGTCTTCAGGAACGGATTTACTGGCGGTCAGCAGGAAGGGCGACTGCTGCCAGCGAGTGCGCTTACCCTGCAGCAAGGTGCGGGCCAGTACCACGCCAATGGCGAGGGAGAGCAGGAGCATCAGACGGAGTATATTGGTGGTGTTATCCACCTGTTTGGCTTCCGTGGGCAGGGTATGGGTGTCGAGCGTCAGGCGCAGATACCCCAGCGGACCATTTTTGCCCTGAATAGGTTCGACGATCTGCTGGTTAAAGTAGCCCCCGGCTTTTTTACCGTCCAGCGCCAGCCTGTCGCGTACGTCGACATGCTCGCCCGCGCGGGCAATCAGATCGCCTTTTTCATCGTAGACACCGGCATCCAGGATACGGCTGTTCTCGGTTAACTGACGCAAAACCTGGCTGATGCGTTTGTCATCCGGCGTTTCGGTACGCATAGCGGGCGCGACGTTAAGCGTAACCTGACGCGCCAGCGTGCGGGCCAGCTCCTCAAACTGCGGATTCCGTTGCCGTTGATGATTCTGGCTAAACCACGACGCCCCTTGCATCAGCACCACTAACAGGGCGAGACAGAAAAGGACGATCACGGCGCGATGAAGCCGGAATTTCAGTTTTGCGCGAGCCATATTCCACCTGCTGAAAATTTACGGCTTAATGTTGCCAGAAGTGATGGTTACAGGGTAGCCTCATGCGTTATTTTCCCTCTGGAACCTTCCGGCGCGAACGAAATTACAGGAGCTTCAATGCCGAACATTACCTGGTGCGACCTGCCAACGGATGTCTCTTTATGGCCAGGATTGCCGCTCTCTTTAAGTGGCGATGAGGTGATGCCTCTGGATTACCACGCTGGCCGTAGCGGCTGGCTGCTGTACGGACGCGGCCTGGATAAGCAACGCCTTACCCAATATCAAACTAAACTGGGTGCGGCGATGGTGATTGTCGCCGCCTGGTGTGTGGAAGATTATCAGGTCATTCGCCTGGCCGGTTCCCTGACGCAGCGTGCGACGCGTCTGGCGCACGACGCCGGGCTGGATGTTGCCCCGCTGGGTAAAATCCCGCATCTGAAAACGCCGGGTCTGCTGGTGATGGATATGGACTCTACCGCCATCCAGATTGAGTGTATCGATGAGATTGCCAAACTGGCGGGCAGCGGCGAGCTGGTGGCGGAAGTGACCGAGCGCGCGATGCGCGGCGAGCTGGATTTTACTGCCAGCCTGAGACAGCGCGTGGCGACCCTCAAAGGGGCCGATGCCAATATCCTGCGTCAGGTGCGCGATGAACTGCCGCTGATGCCCGGGCTGACGCAACTGGTGCTGAAGCTCCAGTCGCTGGGCTGGAAAGTGGCGATCGCTTCCGGTGGCTTTACCTTCTTCGCGGATTACCTGCGGGAAAAACTGCATCTGACCACCGTGGTCGCCAACGAGCTGGAGATCATGGACGGTAAGCTGACCGGGCAGGTGCTCGGCGATATCGTGGATGCGCAGTATAAAGCCAATACGCTGAGCCGACTGGCCGAGAAATATGAAATTCCGGTTGCCCAGACCGTTGCCATTGGCGATGGCGCAAACGATCTACCGATGATCAAAGTTGCCGGTCTTGGCATTGCCTACCATGCCAAGCCAAAAGTGAATGAAAAGACGGAAGTGACAATCCGTCACGCTGACCTGATGGGGGTGTTCTGCATCCTCTCCGGCAGCCTGAATCAGAAATAACGGTATGCGATTGTAGGCCGGGTAAGCGTTAGCGTCACCCGGCGCGCAGGCCGCACTGAAATAACGAGGTAAACCGTGGCTAAAGCCCCAAAACGCGCATTTGTCTGTAATGAATGTGGTGCGGATTATCCGCGCTGGCAGGGGCAATGCAGCGCCTGCCATGCCTGGAACACCATCACCGAAGTGCGTGGTGTGGCGGCTTCGCCGAGCGTGGCCCGCAATGAACGCCTGAGCGGTTATGCGGGTAATGCCGGTGTGGCAAAAGTCCAAAAACTGTCAGAAATCAGTCTGGAAGCGTTGCCGCGCTTCTCCACCGGCTTCAAAGAATTTGACCGCGTGCTTGGCGGCGGCGTGGTGCCGGGCAGTGCGATCCTAATCGGCGGTAACCCGGGAGCGGGTAAATCGACCCTGCTGCTGCAAACGCTCTGCAAGCTCGCCGAGCAGATGAAAACCCTGTACGTCACTGGCGAAGAGTCCCTGCAGCAGGTGGCGATGCGAGCACACCGTCTGGGGTTACCTACCGGCAATCTGAATATGCTGTCGGAAACCAGCATTGAGCAGATCTGCATGATTGCTGAAGAAGAGCAGCCGAAGCTGATGGTGATTGACTCCATCCAGGTGATGCACATGGCGGATATTCAGTCCTCGCCGGGCAGCGTGGCGCAGGTGCGTGAGACCGCCGCGTATCTGACGCGTTTTGCCAAAACCCGCGGCGTGGCGATTGTGATGGTCGGCCACGTTACAAAAGATGGTTCCCTGGCGGGGCCAAAAGTGCTTGAGCACTGTATCGACTGCTCCGTGATGCTGGACGGCGACGCAGACTCCCGCTTCCGTACCCTGCGCAGCCACAAAAACCGCTTTGGTGCGGTGAATGAACTGGGCGTATTTGCCATGACCGAGCAGGGGCTGCGTGAAGTCAGCAACCCGTCGGCCATCTTCCTGAGCCGGGGGGATGAAGTCACCTCCGGCAGTTCGGTGATGGTGCTGTGGGAGGGGACGCGCCCGCTGCTCGTTGAAATTCAGGCGCTGGTGGATCACTCGATGATGGGTAACCCGCGGCGCGTGGCGGTCGGTCTGGAACAGAACCGTCTGGCGATCCTGCTGGCGGTGCTACACCGTCATGGTGGCCTGCAAATGGCCGATCAGGATGTCTTCGTCAACGTGGTCGGGGGCGTGAAAGTTTCAGAGACCAGTGCCGATCTGGCGCTGCTGCTGGCGATGGTCTCCAGTCTGCGTGACAGACCGCTGCCGCAGGATTTGGTGGTCTTCGGCGAAGTGGGGCTGGCCGGGGAGATCCGCCCGGTGCCCAGCGGCCAGGAGCGCATCTCCGAGGCGGCGAAACATGGCTTCCGCCGGGCGATTGTGCCGGCGGCCAACGTGCCGAAGAAGATCCCCGAAGGGATGCAGGTCTTTGGCGTTAAAAAACTCGCAGATGCGTTAAATGTCTTTGACGACTTATAATTACGTATTCGATTTTGCAGGAGGCACCGTAATTTATGTCATCATTTGACTACATCAAGACCGCAATCCGTCAGAAAGGCTGCACGCTACAGCAGGTGGCTGACGCCAGCGGCATGACGAAAGGCTATCTTAGCCAGTTGCTGAACGCTAAAATCAAAAGCCCCAGCGCGCAAAAGCTGGAAGCGTTACATCGCTTTCTGGGGCTTGAATTCCCGCGTATGCAAAAGAACATCGGCGTGGTGTTTGGTAAGTTTTACCCGCTGCATACCGGCCATATCTACCTGATCCAGCGCGCCTGTAGCCAGGTCGACGAACTGCACATCATCATGGGTTACGATGAAGCCCGTGACCGTCAGCTGTTTGAAGACAGCGCCATGTCGCAGCAGCCGACGGTGCCGGATCGCCTGCGCTGGCTGCTTCAGACCTTCAAATATCAGAAAAACATTCGCATTCATGCCTTTAACGAAGAGGGCATGGAGCCGTATCCACACGGCTGGGACGTGTGGAGCAATGGCATTAAAGCGTTTATGGAAGAGAAAGGGATTGCGCCCAACTGGATCTACACCTCTGAAGAGTCCGACGCACCGCAGTTCCGCGAGCATCTGGGCATTGAAACGGTGCTGATCGATCCTAAGCGTACATTCATGAACATCAGCGGGGCGCAGATCCGCGAAAACCCGTTCCGCTACTGGGATTACATCCCGACCGAAGTGAAGCCGTTCTTTGTGCGCACAGTTGCGATTCTGGGCGGTGAATCCAGCGGGAAATCGACGCTGGTTAACAAGCTGGCAAATATCTTCAATACCACCAGCGCGTGGGAATACGGACGTGATTATGTCTTTTCCCATCTGGGGGGAGACGAGATGGCGCTGCAGTATTCTGATTACGATAAAATCGCGCTAGGCCATGCTCAGTACATTGATTTCGCGGTGAAATACGCCAACAAAGTGGCCTTCATCGACACCGATTTTGTCACCACACAAGCTTTCTGTAAGAAGTATGAAGGACGCGAGCACCCGTTCGTACAGGCGCTGATCGATGAATATCGCTTCGACCTGGTGATCCTGCTGGAAAACAACACGCCGTGGGTCGCCGACGGGATGCGCAGCCTCGGTAGCTCAGTGGACAGAAAAGAGTTCCAGACGATGCTGGTGGAGATGCTTCATGAGAACAACGTGGAGTTTGTCCACGTTGAAGCGTCGGATTACGACACCCGTTTCCTGCGCTGCGTCGAGCTGGTGAAGGAGATGATGGGGGAGCAGGGGTAAATTCACAGGCTTGCCCCTCACCCTAACCCTCTCCCCATGGGGGAGAGGGGATCGTACGGAGCTGTCTTTACCCTCTCCCCCGTGGGGAGAGGGGGAATTATCCACTCAGAACGCAACCACCACCTTCCCGCGCATATGCCCGTCCAGCACTTTGCGGTGGGCCTCGGTAATGCTTTCCACGCTCAGCCCGTGCAGCGTTTCGCTGAGCGAACTCTCCACCACGCCGTTATCTACCAGCTTCGCCACCTCGTTTAAGATCTCACCCTGACGCGCCATATCGGCAGTCTGGTACATGCTGCGGGTATACATGAATTCCCAGTGCAGGGCGGCGGATTTGGATTTCAGCTTGTCCTGGTTCAGCGGGTGCGCATTTTCGACGATGGAGCAGATGTGTCCCTGCGGCGCAATCAGTTCGCTGACCGCGTCCCAGTGGCCATCGGTATCATTGAGGATGAAAATATAATCCACAAAGGTGATGCCCTGTTTGGCCAGTTCACCTTGCAGATCGCGATAATTCACCACCAGATCCGCGCCGCGATCGCGACACCATTGGGCTGAGTCTTCCCGCGACGCGGTGGCGATGACCCTGACCTTGCTGTTGTGCTTCGCAAACGGGATCGCAAGGGAGCCTACGCCGCCGGCACCGCCGATGATCAGCAGCGTTTTGTCCGACCCGGCATCCTGAATATTCAGGCGCTCAAACAGCCCTTCCCAGGCGGTGAGCGCGGTCAGCGGCAATGCGGCA is a window encoding:
- the nadR gene encoding multifunctional transcriptional regulator/nicotinamide-nucleotide adenylyltransferase/ribosylnicotinamide kinase NadR, producing MSSFDYIKTAIRQKGCTLQQVADASGMTKGYLSQLLNAKIKSPSAQKLEALHRFLGLEFPRMQKNIGVVFGKFYPLHTGHIYLIQRACSQVDELHIIMGYDEARDRQLFEDSAMSQQPTVPDRLRWLLQTFKYQKNIRIHAFNEEGMEPYPHGWDVWSNGIKAFMEEKGIAPNWIYTSEESDAPQFREHLGIETVLIDPKRTFMNISGAQIRENPFRYWDYIPTEVKPFFVRTVAILGGESSGKSTLVNKLANIFNTTSAWEYGRDYVFSHLGGDEMALQYSDYDKIALGHAQYIDFAVKYANKVAFIDTDFVTTQAFCKKYEGREHPFVQALIDEYRFDLVILLENNTPWVADGMRSLGSSVDRKEFQTMLVEMLHENNVEFVHVEASDYDTRFLRCVELVKEMMGEQG
- a CDS encoding zinc-binding alcohol dehydrogenase family protein, which produces MSVKAIAVNPENPAAFIEITQPMPQPGEHDLLVEVKAVSINPVDTKVHASLVKNGLQAPRILGWDASGVIKAVGTSVTGFKPGDEVWYAGDITRPGSNATHQLIDARIVGHKPTSLGWDAAAALPLTALTAWEGLFERLNIQDAGSDKTLLIIGGAGGVGSLAIPFAKHNSKVRVIATASREDSAQWCRDRGADLVVNYRDLQGELAKQGITFVDYIFILNDTDGHWDAVSELIAPQGHICSIVENAHPLNQDKLKSKSAALHWEFMYTRSMYQTADMARQGEILNEVAKLVDNGVVESSLSETLHGLSVESITEAHRKVLDGHMRGKVVVAF